A single Prinia subflava isolate CZ2003 ecotype Zambia chromosome W unlocalized genomic scaffold, Cam_Psub_1.2 scaffold_54_NEW, whole genome shotgun sequence DNA region contains:
- the LOC134565284 gene encoding ras-related protein Rap-2c — MREYKVVVLGSGGVGKSALTVQFVTGTFIEKYDPTIEDFYRKEIEVDSSPSVLEILDTAGTEQFASMRDLYIKNGQGFILVYSLVNQQSFQDIKPMRDQIVRVKRYEKVPLILVGNKVDLESEREVLSAEGRALAQEWGCPFMETSAKSKTMVDELFAEIVRQMNYASLPEKQDQCCTTCIVQ; from the exons ATGCGGGAGTACAAGGTGGTAGTGTTGGGCAGCGGGGGCGTGGGGAAGTCCGCCCTGACAGTGCAGTTCGTCACCGGGACCTTCATCGAGAAGTACGACCCCACCATTGAGGACTTCTACCGCAAGGAGATCGAGGTGGACTCGTCCCCCTCGGTGCTGGAGATCCTGGACACGGCGGGCACCGAGCAGTTTGCCTCCATGCGCGACCTCTACATCAAGAACGGGCAGGGATTCATCCTCGTCTACAGCCTAGTCAACCAGCAGTCCTTCCAG GACATCAAGCCGATGAGGGACCAGATTGTCCGGGTGAAGAGATACGAGAAAGTTCCTCTGATCCTAGTGGGGAATAAAGTGGATCTGGAGTCGGAGAGGGAAGTCTTATCTGCAGAAGGCAGAGCCCTGGCTCAAGAGTGGGGCTGTCCCTTCATGGAGACATCAGCCAAGAGCAAAACAATGGTGGATGAACTGTTTGCTGAGATTGTCAGGCAAATGAACTATGCCTCCCTGCCTGAAAAACAAGATCAGTGTTGTACAACTTGCATCGTCCAGTga